The genomic window GACTTattgggaaaaagaaaaatattttccggtACGGTTTGGTAGCCAAGTCGGGGGATTTTCAGGTTCCCTCCCCCGTGTCGGAGGATGCAGAGTGCACGCGCGGCGCAATGTCGATTTACGGCGTGAATTACGCTGGCAAACGCGCGTGGAagcctttttttctttttttttttttttgaaagtaCGAAAAGCGAAAACAGCAGCGGTGCGCGAACGTGTCTAGGGCGACGGGCGACAAACGCCGTTTCGGAGGCCAGGCACGAGCGCTctgaaaattgttttcttaccCTTTTTCCGTCAATccgcgaacgcgcgcgcggtaaaaaaagaaaaaaaaaaaggaccaCTCCGctccgttctctttttttttccgcctttTCCCCCCGCTATTACATTTTCCCGTGAACGACGTACGTGACCACGGAGTACGGCGcgtttttctctcgcgcggatATCTAACATATGTATCGAACGTGAGAATAAACACGAACGACTCTCCGTTCCGTTAACACCTCGTGCACCGTCAGCGTTGCAAACTGCATTTGAAAtgttataaaacattaaagtCACCGATCgcgagtattaattaaaaatatcccATACCGGCTGTCTTTAACAATTTGAATTTTCCCAAAGAGTCAAAAGACATGCGTGAAAAGCCGCAGATTAAAACATGCGTATTACTTCAAGCGACGATTCCTTTCTTCCTCGACGGGTCCGTGGAAAGTTAAATAATCGTGACGGTAAATTAATTCAGAGACGAGGTCGGTAACGTCTTTACGACCGTGCCCACGGCGTAGGTGCATAAAATACAAGACGCAAAGTGTATCGAAAACGGTGGGTGTATACGATATACATCGATATCGCGGCAAAGTCCTCATTTCGCCCAAGATatcggatttttccgcgccaACCCTTCCCCGCCACTCGCACTCACTTCTTTATTATACCTCCGCACAGCCTAGCCACCCCCGTCGTTGCCGTCATCCCCCGCGTGACCCTTTATACCAAACAAAGCAATCTCGAGCCCGTGGCGAGGACGACGGCCCCTACTCGCGACTGTGTTAGGTGACAATTTATATACCCGGCTACCTATGTAATAACTTACTCACTCGATACATCTTTTTCGCGGGCGTAGACGACATTTTCACGGCTTTGTACCTCCGCGGCTTGTTACCGCGGTGAGGATCGCATTGTTGCGCGGCTATTCGAAAAATCCGAGTTTATACGTTCGAATATATGGCATTGAGAGGCTCGAATCTTATTTCTCTTGACAATGGCTTTGCTCGAAACTTACATATTTATTGAGAGACTTTGGTACTAGCaaactaattaataactaaacgtaaaaataattttttttctttttttttaattattaattacaatccGTTGATGGATAAAGATCGGGAATTTAATCGTCGATGGTTTGCATTACATTTTGAGTAAGGAAATCTGCATTATTCTTTATCAAGTGTGTTAAATGCAAAGGCGCTTTCAGAGCAGTGCAGCCGTGACACGTAAGAGCGTCGAtgcgatatatgtatttaatgcGCACGTTATTGGGGTGAAACAACTAATAAAGGCGATTTCACGCACGATTCGTTGCGTTTGATGCGCACGCAAATAATATAACTCAAGCACTTGCATTCGCCTCGCGGCTCGCATGCAATGACGATATGAAGAGTGTCAGGGCTATCGCACTTTACGTGTACTGCAAATATTCAAAAccgagaatttaattaaaaaagtatttacatAATactatacaatattttattaaattatattgttatataaaatatattatattaaaatagtattaacataataaaattattacatagtttaaaattattacatagtTAATCGATTATGTCCATGATCATTTtaacagaaaagaaattaattttcttcttgaGAAAGTAATAGACTTTAATTTTCCGATCATCTGTCAATGATTTTTACGTCaaatatctaatttaaatgtcatttataaaaagagaaaaaaaaattagaaaaggtcaaaagttaaatttgaaaaattctgatttttaatacgatgaggatattttcagtttttctttttattttatttttttctttttttttgtgaggAAACGTATAATCTCGATGGAATATGTTTCAAGAAGAGAACGATAGCTCGAACACCGTGTTCGCCGACACGTACGTGTATTGTTACGGGATAAGAGACATCGTATGAGACCGTGGCGTCATGTGCTCATAACTGCACCCTATcagaataatattattatcccGGTCACCCTCTACGATTATCCTTGCTTCTCGGCAAGCGGTGCTTACTTTTCGTGACTTTGTTTCGCGCACGTCAGAGAAAGCTGTTGAATCGCGTAAACTGCGTGATAAATGGAAAATCCAGATTATTGTCTCCGCGCGGAACGGATTTTgcttttctattatttctgtCGGATCAGGACGAGAATCACCTTCAtgaaaataattctgaaattCACCGTAGCTGATGAGCGTTTGCGTGTTATACTGCAACAATTACTCATCCCGCTTGTACAATCCCTTTTATGTACTGGCGGCAATTAATACTATTGTTCAAAATTTGATTGAAACAGACGATTGcttaattatattagatttgttaaaagaaattacagtTTTCCTGTTTtgggctttttttttatctttaaaaaattgtcgattaactatttctttttttttttccccaaaaccaatactatttttattttattttattatttttttttaactttggaTCTGTTTTTAATCCACGGCGATGCTTGTGGCTATATAATCTTCGTGGTAATAGACAGTATTAGTTAATTACTCTCGAGGGAGGATCAGTCTCAATTAATGTTCCCATTGGTCGTACAACTTACCGcttaaatatcaatttcaaaCAGACGGTATCCTTATTAGCATTAGCTCGGCAAGTACGACAAAGAAGTTTAGGTACACCGCTAGGAAAGTTCAAGGATGCAAATAAGGGTAATATCGCAACGAAAGTAAGGACCAGGGAGGACGCGGATCGTAGTTCCGTTTACACTTATCGTTGGAATTATTTCGTTCGTGTAAAGTTGTAAGGAGCCTGGGCGTAATCGTAAAAACGCGCGACTGCACCGttatagaatttattaattactcgaaaaacaaatataataataatttcatacaGACGAAAAacgtctttattaaaaatgaaaaaaaaaaaaaataaaaagcaatgtaattttaaaataaaagttgttCAGgagaatgaaagagagagaaatatccgcgtaataattttaaatttcctatattattatatttaggTCACTTCATCAAATCTGAATTCGTAATTACTTTATCCCCCGCTCGAAATAAATCATTTCTCGCCTCTTCGCCCTTCGCGGAGTAACAAAAGTATCGCTATTCAAGCCGTCCCCAATTTATATCGGTAATTGATATAGATTACATTGCGTGCTTTATGCGATCTTTTGTCAATGtaacgtgaataaaaataatttgttaggaaaatcttttttttttagatttttacaCAGTGAACTCATATTGTGTAATCGCACAATACATAAATTAGTACCACTTATTAGAACATACTGTTATTATTAACTTACTGCAGTAcattatttcgatattataataattaatattaatactattttatatgtattaaaaaattatttaattctctctttctttcttcgtaCATTTTCTTGGagaatttaatacatttaattaacggataaacaaataaaaatataagatgtACGTAGAGAACGTCGGCATTTGGAAGTTGCCGCGATTATTCATCAccaagaatttttaaaactaaatcGCCATCGTTGCGGCCGCTCATAGGTCCATCACGTCGGATGaatgaataattattcgaGCCCCGCGTACGAAGCGAATCGTTTCTCGATGCTGCTCCCTTCGCCGAGAAAATGCCTATATACCGCGCCGCCCCCCAATTTATATAAGCTAACCGACTCGGCGGCCCCGAGCCACCCCCGTCGCCCGGTGCTCGTATAATAATTCCGCGATTCCCTCCCGATGttcatttcattatttttttccttcctcgtcGCGGCCGCCTTCGCCCTCTCCTTCGTCCGCCACTTCCACAATTGCTTCTCCGCAacccgccgccaccgccgtcgccgctgaGAGGGTGATAAGTCGTGACGTCGACGAGGTAGAGGTGATTCCGAAACGTAGGCGTGGTCGCGGCATCCCACCCCCGCCGACCACCCCTGCGGGGGCTAGCCGACGGGGGTGGAGGAGAGCTCCGGATCCCGTGGGGTAGTAGGATGGCGCGCAGTGCACGCTTCGCGTTGGCTGCCTCCGACCCTCCACCACCACGTGGCCGGAGCCGGCGGCGGGTGCGGTGGTGGACGTGTGCGCCCGTCATAGAGGGTTGGAAAATCGTGTAAGAAAAACTCGCGGCACTCTGCGCCAACCTCATCGGTTCTATTTCTCctattctctctttcccgctctctttccGCCGCCCCGTACCCTTTATCGGTCTCGTTTTCGTTCGATCTCCCCGCTTTCCCCCTTTGCCGATAATAAACGGCGGGCTCTACTTAAGTGCGGGACACGCCGGTCGCGCTCCGTTCTCCTTCCGGTCTTCGTCTTTCTCCTCCCGTGCCCTTCGCCCCGTAGCGCTCAACTTCCGTCGTTTCCCTCCCCCGGCCCTTCGTcctcgcgcgcgtttaaaaGGGAAGTATGTATGTATAGCCCCGTGTACGCCGCTTTTATGTGGAATTCTTCGGGCGAGCATCGAGAGAGGAGACTTATCACGCGCTGTCAGAGGAACGCGCGCCGCTCGTACGCCCGTGTACGTCTGTGTGCACACGCGAGTATACGCACGTCCGCATGGCCCACATGACACACTGGCGTCGCGcgctcgttaatttaattaaccctACGGACACTTCCGGCACGAACGTGGCGGGCCAGCGTGCTCTGCCGTACTTTCCACGATAATGCGCACGAGGTTTGCCGCCCCCCTCCCCCTTGTCCTCTCTGCGCGACACCGTCGTCACTTTCGTTGACCCGACCGTGCTCGCGGGGAAgacgggggagggggggggtaGGCAGGGTGGCGAAATTATGCGCGCGGAATGACGATAGTGTCTCGTCGTGCGACACTGTTTCCTGTAACAGCGACTGCACGTATCGCTCGAAAACTCtgataaaacgttaattagCGATTCCGActcgcaaaaaatttttttgccaACCTTGCCGAATTGTTCTTAAAAATCACAgcggtaaaaatattttttctcagaaatatttaatatattaagaaCCTGCAAGAATATAAAAGAGAGACTTTTCCTcccgtaatttttctttcgataatATAACGTATTATTTACCATGAGGTATTAAAAGGAACTGCGATTTCAGTAAATCCAAGTATTTGAGAGGCTCTTCGTCGGAGTCGTAAAAACTGCGATTATCATTCTCATTTTCTGCTGCATACTGATAGCGATAATAAACCCCGGGGCCTTCGCGATATCGATATTGtcattatcgcgcgattattaCGCAATCCGGAGAAATCGTGGACGATCGCCAAGCCTTTCCCGTTTCCGCCAccggttattattattatcatcattaTTGTTATCATTATTGTTATACCTGCGGGCTCGGAGGGGAGCTGCGAGGCTTCTCTCGTCGgcgataatataattacctACACCGACAAGAAAATTACATCGTACCCTCTTGCTGCCCCGCAGGTCTATGCAACACGCCCGCGCGCGCTTGCCGGTAGTAGTGCGAGATAATAAAGTTGATAAGAGCGTGGAGGGTCGGCTCCGCAATCCCCCGCCGAAAGAGAGCAAACGGGGTAACGTCGGAGGAAGGGGTGGGTGAAGGCGAGCGATGGGCGAACGCGAGAAAcagggtgcgagcgagagagcggcTAGCAGCGCCGTCGAGGGTGCTGAGGGGTGAATGGGCGTGGCCGGCATTCGCCGGCGAGGCAGAGGATTGGACGGTCCACGGGGCGGCTTCGTCAAATAAAATCCAATCGTTGAGACCAAAGGAATGCGAATCTCCAGGCTTTTTTCCTACCCTTGGCACTACGAGGCGGCGGGCCGCTTACCCTCCTCTTTCTGTCGCTTCCTCTTCCTCGCTTACCCTCTCACCCTTGCGATTCCTCGCGAAGGTAGCGCGCCTTTCATCCGTCCCCTGCCGTTTCCTTCCcacctttctcttttcctttgcTTCTCAAGGGGGTGCGCGCAGCGCCGTTTGATGGGAGTATGATTTTATTACGGCATTACCGAGCGAGCCAAACCCCGAATTGCTCGGCTTATAGTCCGTATTATCTCACCTAAGAGGGAAAGAAGGGATGGTGGAGAAGCCGGAGGGAGCAGGGGGTGCACGGTGCACCCACCCCTCGGCGCGTATCCTTCTTGGTGTAAGGCCACTGCCTGCACGTACGTACGGGGTGGCGTTTCGAGAACGCCGGCGACGTCGGTCGAATAGGAGGGGGATCGGGGGAGGAGGAGCGGGGAACGGGGGAAACGAGTCAGCTACCTATATGCCTTTGTGGACCTTCATTCGAGGGTTGCATGCTCTCACGTTGCCGCCGCCACCACTAGCCCCCCTTCCGTGTGTTCGGAAGGCACGCACGAAGGCACGCCAGTTGACGTCCCGCTGCCGAAATCGCACGTCCACATCGTCGGACGTAAAGTGAAGCTTGCGGTGCGCGATCATGTGACGTGATTCCGCACGGTGAGATCTTCCGCGACGAAGATCTCGCGGGGGattaaaaaaaggggggggacctacgttttttttcctcgagcCGTATCCGCACGTTgttgaaaattgcaaaaaaattccCCGAGTACTCCAGCTGTGCGGACATTCGAATCTCGATGTGCATCGCGCGACGTCTACGCCGGCGATCGGCGGTGTCGGTTAAATAATCGCAGCGATCGTTCCACGTGTTGAAACTCTGCCACCAGTCGTCCCCCGAACGTTGAGCCCGAGGAAAATATACTAAAGTGTGATCAGTGATCCGAAGTAATTTGTGAAGACAAGCGAAACAATTAGAGGCAGCGCGATGATCCTCGGAACAGTGACAAACTCAATGTCGCACGCGACTCGCGAAGAAAAGATCGGTTAATcctaacgcaaaaaaaaaagagaataaaaaaataaaaaaagaattcttcgaattttttttaagtaagatTCCAAGGCGACAATTATAACAATCAGCGAGCCAAGCAGCCGTGATATGTTCCCCTCGTCAGCGGCGATGCTGAAGAATCTGCAACAGAGTGCCATGACCTCGCCCTTCCTGATGGAGAACCTGCTCCAGAGCAAGGCATCGCCGGGGACCGACCTGACCAGTCTGACCTTGAACTGGGCGGCGAGCCTGGTAGCGCGGCAACGCGAGAGAGAATGCGAGGCGAATTTGCGACTCGCGCGGGACCGATCATCCCCGAGCGACATGGTTCAGGATCATCTGGACCAACGGTCCGGCACGATCGGCGGGCGCGATCGCATAATGATCGACTGCGGCGGCAGAGATCAGCAGAGATCGGGCGGCAGATCCGCCGAGCGGCAGCACGACCGGATGCAGTTTCTTCAACGTGAGAAGGAGATCCTCGAGCGGAACCAGGGCGTGTACGACATGGAGAACGAGAGGATGGACGGGCCGGTGATAGTGGACCGGTTGTGCGCGATGGAGAGACTCTGCAACGAGAGGATCGACAATCGATCGAACTCCGGCGTTGAGTCGTGCAACTCGAACGTGGACGAGGACCCGATCGCGGGCGCGGAGCTGGACGGCGGTCTTCAGCCGGTCGACAGGGACGAGATGATGCTGGGCGAGCGCGTCTCCGCGATCGAGATAGACAGACGGTACGACCTTGGATGCAGAAACGTCATGCACACGTCCGACGAGATGACGATGGTGTCGGGGGAGAGGGAGGTGGCGGTGAcgtcggcggcgacggcggtcgAGCGTGCCGTCGACAGAATAGGCGAGAGGACCACCGCCTGTTCCTGCGGCGACGAGCAATGCTCCGGGCCGGCATGCAGGACCATCCAGGAGAAGGAGAAGCCGCAGCTCAAGTTCAGCGTTAGCGCCATACTCGGTGGTAATCATGACAGGAGGCCGCATCCCGGTAATTCATTGACAAAACATTTACCTGACATACTCGATAATCGTCCTGGCACTAATTGCCGAGGAACAATCGGCAGGGAAAGGATTAAGGAACGATTGAGCAAACGATAATTACGGTACTGACCGATGCGTTAATTAAATGGTATAAGTTGCCGCACCGTtgtcgcgaaataattaaaagttactATGTTTTACGAagataggaaaaagaaaaaaaaaaaaattaagacagCAGATAACTTTAAGAGGAAAATTAATCGCCGCGGAAAAATTCTTTGCGTTTATTAATAAGTACCGACAGTCGTTCCCGATATTATTTCACGCGgtcgaattttttattcaacgcgAATTTTAATACGCTTGCTCTCGATTTCTAGAGATATATCGTTGCTATTACGAAtaacagaagaataaatatttaacatgcCCGAGGAATAACTTGAGGGGAAGctaaatgtattttcttttaccatTTACCGTGCAAGAAATACAATAATGCGAGGAGTTACATAAAATGTGTCCACTAGTAGCGTATGTAAGGTCAACAGTCGTCGATTGCAGCCGCGGACTCGCGCTTGTCGTCGCAGAGACATCGGTCGGGAAGAGT from Cardiocondyla obscurior isolate alpha-2009 linkage group LG19, Cobs3.1, whole genome shotgun sequence includes these protein-coding regions:
- the Dbx gene encoding uncharacterized protein Dbx, which produces MFPSSAAMLKNLQQSAMTSPFLMENLLQSKASPGTDLTSLTLNWAASLVARQRERECEANLRLARDRSSPSDMVQDHLDQRSGTIGGRDRIMIDCGGRDQQRSGGRSAERQHDRMQFLQREKEILERNQGVYDMENERMDGPVIVDRLCAMERLCNERIDNRSNSGVESCNSNVDEDPIAGAELDGGLQPVDRDEMMLGERVSAIEIDRRYDLGCRNVMHTSDEMTMVSGEREVAVTSAATAVERAVDRIGERTTACSCGDEQCSGPACRTIQEKEKPQLKFSVSAILGGNHDRRPHPDNFQGLPPEAIPAFLQNLQNSASYNIAKPIARPAAYHPYHRPSHQPPQRHLPPNAHHTLQQLFYRGPYLTVAGSGTGTHHPGTPGGGAVFPGAIQGSIGDFSGTGLVFPWATNARGKPRRGMMRRAVFSDLQRRGLEKRFQIQKYISKPDRKKLAEKLGLKDSQVKIWFQNRRMKWRNSKERELLATGGSREQTLPNKNNPNPDLSDADGDRPRMDLSDVSPLTSPQRPEEQTENEEDEEINVT